GAAGGCTATCACCGTCAGATAAGGAAAGTTACCAAAAACAAAGGTGTTTTTACCAATGATACAGCATTGGAAAAATTGGTGTATTTGGCCTATCGCAATATCCGGAAAAAATGGACTATGCCTCTGTCAAACTGGGGGTTAACTGCACAACAACTGGCGATTAAATTTCCTGAAAGGTTTAATTTATTTGAATAAAATCACAACATCAAACAAATATCCAGGCATTTTTCTTAGTTTTGCTTCCACCCAACAAAACGATGGTGAAACTTTGTGCCATTGTAATAAAAAACGATTAGGGGGTCGACCCCTAACCGTTTTTGCCCAACAAAACTCAGGATCTTCATTATCCATTATAAAAAATCGGATTAATTGAGTATCTGAAATTTGATAAGAATTGAAACTGACACAGTTTATTTTACGCTACCTCAATATCCCAGCGTTTGCGGTATAAAGCAGTTATATTCTCAGCTGTTTCCCCTTTCAGATTGGTCAGAAACAAGAGGGTTTCTCCATCCTTGTTTTCGGTAGTTATCAGTCTGAAGGTTTCCCTGGTCAATTCTCTGGTTTTTCTATTATTGACCCGAGTATACAGATAAACGATTTCATCTTTAAGTAATTTCAAATCTCCGATTAATCTGTCGCCTTGTTCAAGAACTTCTACACTTTGATACGAAGCACCTGGATTCAAACGGGTAACAAAATCAATAGTATCACTTTGGAGTTCATCGAAAACACTTCGTTTATTGACTCCACGGTCAAATACATAAACCTGTTGCTTGTATTTGTGTGCATGATCTTTTATAACCTGTGGAATAGTAAGGCATTCATTGAGTTGACTTTGATCTAAAAACAGTTCCACATTACAGGGAAGTATGCCCTCAAATGCAACTGTAAACTTGGCTTGTTTTTTTGTAACTTTCTTGTTCCCGATTTTACCAACTCTCATTCCTTGTGACAGACGGGATGAAGTTTCAGCAACCATTGTTGAATCAACCCGGACAAGATTATATTTATCAAGTTCTTGCTGAGAATATAATTGACTAAGCTGATTATAAAAATGCTCGAACAGTTTTTCAAAGAAGCTAACGTCCATTATTGATAATCGCTCCGAGATAGAACTATAACGGACGGTTTTGCTTTGATCCAGATTGAATAAAAATTTAAATTTTACGCTATTAAAGATATCCTCCATTGTACGCAAACTGGTACGATCAGACTCTAATAAGGAATAGAGGATCATGTAAAACATGGAACGTCCATACAAAACCTTTGTGCAATAATCCACGTGGGTATTGGCGGCCAACGTACTTATTTTCTCATCAGGGATAACACTCAACAGTTCTTTTACTGTTATGTTTTTAATTGACTTATTTGGGTGCATCTAAACTCGTTTAATTTCGATGCAAAAATACCAAATAATTATATGTCAAAAACGATGTTATACATATTATTTATCAACAACTTACAGTGAATTATGTTGATAAATCAGGGTTATTTTCCGTTTTTGAAATTCCAGAGATAAAACAGTCTGTTTTTCCCCCTTTATTGCAACTGAAATTACTAATTTTGAATACTTAATAATCTTCCGAACACTCGTAGTAATAAATCCTTACAATAAAAATTACTATCTTTGCAGCTTCAAAAAAGAGGGTTAAACTACTCCTGAATGCAATGCAACGCAGAATACAAAGTCTTGAATAAAAGTAGTTTATTGCATAGCACCTTTTTGCTTCATTGTACGTTAATCTGATTTCCTTATTTCTTTACCGGCAAAAGTTTTTAAAAAAAAGAACCCATGGCAGGAATTCTTATTCTATTGTTATTTTATCTGGCCGGAGACCTGTTGTCCCTGTTGATCGGCAACTTTATCCCGGGCAGTGTATTAGGTATGTTGCTGCTGTTTGTCGCACTGGTATTGAAAATAGTCAAACCGGTACACATACATGAAGCATCCCGCTTTTTGTTAGACAACATGATGCTCTTCTTTATTCCGGTTGGAGTCGGGTTGATGACTTCTTATGTGCTCATTGGCAAATATATTGTGGCCATTGTTGTGGCGGCTGCGATCAGTACCATTCTGGTGATTTCCGTCGTAGGCTGGCTGGCTCAAAAACTTGAAAAACGACACTCATGATCGCTCTGTTGCATTCCGAACTTTTCCTGTTGGCCTTTACCTTAGGCGTGTACATCGGTGCTGTCTGGCTGTATAGGCGCACGAAATGGATGTTGTTGCATCCATTGCTCACCTCAATTGTAGTGATTATTACCAGTATCAAATTGATTGGAGTGAGTTATGCGGAGTTTTCAGAAGCTACTTCTATTATTAATTTCATGCTGGGTCTGTCGGTGGTAGCACTGGGATTTTTGCTTTATGAACAATTGATTCATATTCGCGGAAATGTAAAAATCATGTTTGCCTCAATTGTTGTCGGGGCGCTTGTTGGCATTGGCAGTGTTTCACTTATAGCCTGGTTAATGGGAGCCAACTTTCGAATCATTGCATCCCTTGAACCTAAATCCATCACAACGCCCATTGCCATCACCGTATCGGAACATGCAGGCGGTATTCCGTCGCTTACCTCTGTCGTAGTGATTGTTGTGGGTATCTTTGGCGGCATTATCGGCCCTTCCCTTCTCCGAATACTGGGTATCGAAAGTAAGCTGGCCAGGGGACTTGCCCTGGGCTCAGGCGCACACGCCGTCGGAACAGCCCGGGCAATGGAATTAGGAGCTGTGGAAGGCGCTGTCAGCGGATTGGCAATCGGTTTAATGGGAGTAACTACAGCTATCTTAGTCCCTATAATCAATTTCATTGTTAATCTTATTCATCCTCTTCCATTGCCTTGAACGAATCAGTATCATTTTATCTGCTGCCGCTGTAAACCGGAGATTTTTCCTTAAGTTTGTATGATTTTTCTTCAGTTCTGTTATTACTCTGTGATAGCGAACTCATTGTAAAAACCACGCAAAAAGTGTACTTACCAGTATATAGCAATGAATGTCAACGGGAAACATTACAGGACTATTTGGGTTAATGAAACAGATCCCCGGGTTATTCAAGCCATTGACCAACGATTTCTTCCACATAAATTTGTCATAGAAGATTTGCGGACAGTGGATGCAGTCGCAGTTGCCATTCGTGATATGCATGTTCGTGGAGCAGGTTTGATAGGTGCTGCAGCAGGCTACGGTATGTATCTGGCTGCATTGTACGCTCCACAAGACGATGGTTTTGATGAATATATTTCTATTGCCAGCAATAAGTTAAAGGCTACCCGTCCAACAGCCGTCAACCTGGCATGGGCAGTCGACAAGCAATTGGAAGCTATGAAAGAAGCTGAAACACCTGAACAAAAGATTCATGTGGCGTTTGATACGGCAAACAAAATAGCCTCTTCGGACGTAACATCTTGTAAACAAATCGGGGAATATGGCCTTGCTTTGATCGAAGCGATCAGCAAGCAGAAACAAGGCAAAACTGTTCATATCTTAACCCATTGTAATGCCGGTTGGCTGGCTTTTGTCGATTATGGTTCAGCTACGGCTCCTGTTTATGCCGCTTTCGAAAAAGGTATCGATGTGCATGTGTGGGTGGACGAAACACGACCCCGTAACCAGGGCTCCAGCTTAACGGCATGGGAATTGGGTCAGCATAAAGTTCCACACACCATCATTCCGGATAACGTCGGCGGGCATCTGATGCAGCATGGCATGGTGGACATTGTAATTGTAGGCACTGACAGGACAACCTATACCGGCGATGTTGCCAACAAAATAGGCACATACCTCAAAGCCCTGGCAGCCTTTGACAATCATATCCCGTTTTATGTTGCACTGCCTTCTTCTTCTTTCGACTGGAATATCAAAGATGGCATAAAGGAAATCCCGATTGAAGAACGGGGAGCAGAAGAGGTGAAATATATGGAAGGTCTTTGTGATGGTGAAATTAAGAAGATATTGCTTACACCTGCTGAAAGCAACGCAACCAATTTCGGATTTGATGTCACTCCGGCACGGCTTGTCACAGGATTAATAACGGAAAGAGGCATTTGCAAAGCGAATAAAGAGAGCATCTTGTCACTCTTTCCCGAAAGAAAGAACGATATTCAGGAAGGCTATATCAAATTCTACTGTCATTGGATTAAGACGGCGCCTGTACCGGCTGATCAATTGAAAGAGATTATTACATATCGTGATCTTCTTTATTCTAAAAGACTTATAGGTGTCTATCCCAATGGCGTTGGCTTTGGAAACATTAGCATCCGTTCTGGCAAGGCATTTATCATTACAGGTTCCGCTACAGGACAATATCCGGCTTCGAACGAGGAACATTATGCAGTAGTGGTAGATTACAACCTTAAACAGAATAGTCTGACATGCACTGGCCCGTTAAAGGCTTCGTCCGAATCGCTTTCCCATGCTGTCATTTATGAATCATCTCCCGATACAAATGCGGTGATCCATATTCATCATATGCCTACCTGGCAAAGTTTGACGGATAAAGTTCCTACCACCGCTCCCGGTGTTACTTACGGCACTCCCGAGATGGCAGAGGAGATTAAACGTTTGTTTCGTGAAACGAATGTCGCTCAGGAAAAGATACTGGTCATGGGAGGTCATGAAGAAGGAATTATCACTTTTGGGAAAACATTGGAAGAAGCAAACCGTATCTTACTGGATCATATAATAAATACATAACACACAAATATTCAAAATCATCAACATATGAACTCTTTGCCACTTACAGTTACATTGGTCGGCACAGCTTATCCTTATCGCGGAGGCTTGGCTTCATTCAATGAAATGTTGATCCGCACATTTTCCCGTGCAGGCAAAAAGGCGAAGATTGAAACCTTTACAGTGCAATATCCTTCCTTGCTTTTCCCGGGAAAAACACAATATTCGGCATCGCCTCAACCGGAAGATATTGATATCAGGCGTTCAGTAAATTCAGTCAATCCCTTTAACTGGATCGCAACAGGAATGCGTCTGCGTAAAGAACGTCCCGACCTTATCATTGTCCGTTACTGGACTCCTTTTATGTCGCCTTGCCTGGGGACGATCTGTTATTTGGCCAGACGCAACAAACACACAAAAATTATCCCGCTGCTTGATAATGTTGTCCCACATGAGTCTCATTTTTTTGACACATGGCTGACCCGTTATTTTCTGGGAGCGATTGATGGGGGCATATACATGTCTCAACAGGTAAGAAACGAACTATTGGCATTTGCTCCAAGTTTGCCGACCCGTTTTTCGCCTCATCCGCTTTATGCCAATTACGGAGAAAAAGTCACCAAACAACAGGCCTGCCAATACCTTCACCTTGCACCGGAAACCAATTATTTGTTGTTCTTTGGCATTATCCGCGATTACAAAGGTCTCGACCTGCTGATTGATGCCTGGAAAATACTGAAAGAAAAAGAATTGACACATAACAAGAAAGTGATTGTCGCCGGAGAATATTACAATAACAAAGAGAAATATATTACCCAAATGCAGCAACTGGGTGTCTCAGACGACTTTCTCATACACGACTATTTTGTAAAAGACGAAGATGTAAAATACTATTTCTCTTTGGCTGACGTGGTGGTACAACCTTATAAAAATGCCACGCAAAGTGGTGTGACCCAAATTGCATACCAGTTTGAAGTGCCAATGATTGTCACCAACGTTGGCGGTTTGGCAGAAATCGTGCCACATGACAAAGTCGGCTATGTGACCGATGCTACAGCTGAAGCTTTAGCTGCGTCAATCGAACAGTTTTACGTAACTGACGGAACGAAGCGATTTACTAAAGCGATACAGGAAAAACGTAAAGACTTTACCTGGGAAGCATTGATGGAGCAATTTGAATCGCTCTTTAAACAATTGGGATAAATGGCTTAAATCTTATAGTAATGATCATAAAAATTCATCCCGACAACCCTCAGCCCAAAGCGGTTGATGCAGCAGCTTCCATCCTTCGTGATGGCGGAGTGATCATTTACCCCACAGACACGGTATATGCCCTTGGTTGTGATATTTTCCATGCTCGCGCCATCGAACGTATTTACAAATACCGCGGTATAGAGCCGGGTAAAGCCCACCTTTCGTTTATCTGTTCGAGTATGAGTCAATTGAGCGAATTTGCCAAAGTGGACAACGACACATTCAAATTGATGAAACGGCTATTACCAGGCCCGTACACCTTTATTCTCAATAGAAGCAACCGGCTTCCCAAACTTTTCCGCGAACGAAATACGGTTGGAATACGTATCCCGGACAATCTTATTGCACGGACATTAATTGAGTCATTAGGCAATCCAATCCTGTCGGCGTCGTTACATGAACCCGAAGAAGAGATAGAAGAAGAATATCTTACGGATCCTGAATTGATAGATGAGAAGTTTGCCAATCAGGTAGACGCCATTATCGACGGAGGCATTGGTGGTATCATTCCATCTACAATTATCGATTGCACGGATAATACTCCGGTTATCATCCGGCAGGGAAAAGGGAAAACAGATTTATAGAAATTCAATCAGAGAGATATGAAACATTATGGCATAATTGGCTACCCATTGGGACACTCTTTTTCAAAACAATATTTTACTGAAAAGTTTGAACGGGAAAAGATTGATGCACAATATGAAAAATACGAAATAAGCACGATTGAACAACTCAATAAAATCATTCAGGATGATAACCTTGTCGGCCTCAATGTCACCATTCCTTATAAAGAACAGGTCATTTCGTATCTGACATCATTAGAGCCACGGGCGGCAGCGATAGGCGCGGTCAATGTTATCCGCATAGAACGGCACAATGGCCTCATTTCTCTGATTGGAGATAATTCTGATGTTGTTGGCTTTATGGAATCCATACGACCCTTACTGAAAGCGCATCACGCCCAGGCATTAATCTTAGGAACAGGCGGAGCATCGAAAGCTGTTTATTATGGACTAACACAACTAGGCATCAAAGCCCGGTTCGTATCAAGGAAAGCAAAGCCCGGACAATTGGCGTATGCACAACTGACCAAACCCATCATGGAATCACATACCGTTATTGTAAATGCATCACCGGTCGGCACTTTCCCTCACAATGATGAATTCCCTGATATTCCATACCAGTGGATTGGAGATCAGCACCTTTTGTTCGATCTGGTCTATAACCCACCCTTAACCCGCTTTTTAGAAAAAGGAGCTGAGCAGGGAGCCGCTATCAAGAATGGCTTCGAGATGCTGGAAAAACAAGCTATTGAAGCATGGAATATCTGGAATAAAACAAGATAAGTTTCATTCGTATACTTTGCACGGGGCTCCACGCAGCATTTCCAACCCATTCATGGCCAATGCCCACATTTCATCCTCGCCAGGATACACATATACCGGTGCAATAAATGAAATCTTAGACATCAGTGAATCTATGACTTGTTGACTATGGGCAATGCCGCCTGTCAACAGAATGGCATCTACTTTCCCATATAAGACAGTGGACATGGCGCCAATCTCCTTTGCAATATTGTACACTAAAGCCTCGTGTACCAGTTTTGCATATTCATCACCTGTTTCGATACGCTGTTCAACCTCACGCAAGTCACTGGTTCCCAAATGAGCAAGTAATCCCCCCTGGCTACTGATCATCTTAAGAACTTCAGGCAGTGTATAATCTTCACTGAAACAAAGCCTGGCCACAGCTGCCGCAGGCAATGTCCCCGATCGGTTGGCCGAAAAAGGGCCATCTCCGTCAATGCCATTGTTGACATCCACTACTTTTCCATGTCGGTGTGCACCAACAGTCACACCTCCACCCAAGTGGGCAATAACAAGGGTAAGGTCTTCGTATTTTTTCCCGATCTTCTGTGCATGTAATCTTCCGATAGCACGTTGATTCAAAGCATGGAATAATGACTTACGTGGGAATAGCGGATGACCTGACAAACGAGCCACAGGTTGCATTTCGTCAACAACAACAGGATCGGCTATAAAAGCCCGTGCATGAGGATTGGATTCGATTAAAGCTTCAGCTAACAAGCCTCCTAGACTACAGGCGTGTTCTCCCTGGATACCTTTCGCCAGATCATGATGAAGAAGCGGATTCATTTCATAAACACCTGCTTCAATAGGTTTTACCATGCCTCCACGTCCTACAATGGCATCAAGTTTGTTCAGATCAACTTTTTCTTCTGCCAGGATACGCAAGACAATAAGCTTCCTAAAATAAAACTGATCAATGATTCTTTTAAATGGACGTAATTCTTCAGCGCTATGGTCTACATTGCGTGAAAAAAGCAATTTTTCGTCCTCGTATAGAGCAACCTTCGTTGAGGTAGATCCCGGATTAATAGATAAAACAAAAAAAGCCATAGGAAAATATGATATTTTGTAAGAAAACAAACATTATTTATTTCACTTCGCATCTTGTTGAAAAAGAGCGTTCAGAAACAAAGATAACATAAGTTTTCAAACAATATACCTCCTGCTTTGCTTTCTGTTTGGTGGCTGATTATATAGCAAACAAATTTCTGTGCTCTTTTAACAAATTATTGACAGGTTACTTCGTAGTTGACTTAGGATGATTCTTCATATTACAAAGCACAAACTTCAGAATGTTTCTTTCCCAATTAGCACAAAAAAACCGCCATAATGTTTAGATTATGACGGTCTAATATTCAAAATGCTATTTGTTTTTACTTGACTGTGGAAGTTGTTGGATTCTCAATCGTCGAATCCAGCTTTTGCTCTTCTTTGTTTAGTTGCATAGTTACCACTGAATCTGGCAATAATTGCGTCCGCATGATCAAATCCACCATTTCATCTTCAACATACTTTTGAATAGCCCTTTTCAATGGACGAGCACCAAATTGTACATCATAGCCCTTGTCAGCAACAAATGCTTTTGCTTCATCTGTTAATTGCAAATGATATCCCAAGTTTTTGACGCGCTGATATAATCCTTCCAGTTCCAAGTCAATAATCTTCATAATCGAATCTTTACTCAATTGGTTGAACATGATTACATCATCAACGCGATTCAGAAATTCAGGAGAGAACGTTCTTGTCAGTGCTTTCTGAATAACATTTCTGGAACGTTCGGAGTCAGATAGTTCATTGCTCTCCATAACAAAACCAATACCTTTACCAAATTCCTTTAACTGGCGGGTACCGGCATTAGAGGTCATGATA
The sequence above is drawn from the Microbacter margulisiae genome and encodes:
- a CDS encoding IS4 family transposase; amino-acid sequence: MHPNKSIKNITVKELLSVIPDEKISTLAANTHVDYCTKVLYGRSMFYMILYSLLESDRTSLRTMEDIFNSVKFKFLFNLDQSKTVRYSSISERLSIMDVSFFEKLFEHFYNQLSQLYSQQELDKYNLVRVDSTMVAETSSRLSQGMRVGKIGNKKVTKKQAKFTVAFEGILPCNVELFLDQSQLNECLTIPQVIKDHAHKYKQQVYVFDRGVNKRSVFDELQSDTIDFVTRLNPGASYQSVEVLEQGDRLIGDLKLLKDEIVYLYTRVNNRKTRELTRETFRLITTENKDGETLLFLTNLKGETAENITALYRKRWDIEVA
- a CDS encoding CidA/LrgA family protein, whose product is MAGILILLLFYLAGDLLSLLIGNFIPGSVLGMLLLFVALVLKIVKPVHIHEASRFLLDNMMLFFIPVGVGLMTSYVLIGKYIVAIVVAAAISTILVISVVGWLAQKLEKRHS
- a CDS encoding LrgB family protein is translated as MIALLHSELFLLAFTLGVYIGAVWLYRRTKWMLLHPLLTSIVVIITSIKLIGVSYAEFSEATSIINFMLGLSVVALGFLLYEQLIHIRGNVKIMFASIVVGALVGIGSVSLIAWLMGANFRIIASLEPKSITTPIAITVSEHAGGIPSLTSVVVIVVGIFGGIIGPSLLRILGIESKLARGLALGSGAHAVGTARAMELGAVEGAVSGLAIGLMGVTTAILVPIINFIVNLIHPLPLP
- the mtnA gene encoding S-methyl-5-thioribose-1-phosphate isomerase, yielding MNVNGKHYRTIWVNETDPRVIQAIDQRFLPHKFVIEDLRTVDAVAVAIRDMHVRGAGLIGAAAGYGMYLAALYAPQDDGFDEYISIASNKLKATRPTAVNLAWAVDKQLEAMKEAETPEQKIHVAFDTANKIASSDVTSCKQIGEYGLALIEAISKQKQGKTVHILTHCNAGWLAFVDYGSATAPVYAAFEKGIDVHVWVDETRPRNQGSSLTAWELGQHKVPHTIIPDNVGGHLMQHGMVDIVIVGTDRTTYTGDVANKIGTYLKALAAFDNHIPFYVALPSSSFDWNIKDGIKEIPIEERGAEEVKYMEGLCDGEIKKILLTPAESNATNFGFDVTPARLVTGLITERGICKANKESILSLFPERKNDIQEGYIKFYCHWIKTAPVPADQLKEIITYRDLLYSKRLIGVYPNGVGFGNISIRSGKAFIITGSATGQYPASNEEHYAVVVDYNLKQNSLTCTGPLKASSESLSHAVIYESSPDTNAVIHIHHMPTWQSLTDKVPTTAPGVTYGTPEMAEEIKRLFRETNVAQEKILVMGGHEEGIITFGKTLEEANRILLDHIINT
- a CDS encoding glycosyltransferase, whose amino-acid sequence is MNSLPLTVTLVGTAYPYRGGLASFNEMLIRTFSRAGKKAKIETFTVQYPSLLFPGKTQYSASPQPEDIDIRRSVNSVNPFNWIATGMRLRKERPDLIIVRYWTPFMSPCLGTICYLARRNKHTKIIPLLDNVVPHESHFFDTWLTRYFLGAIDGGIYMSQQVRNELLAFAPSLPTRFSPHPLYANYGEKVTKQQACQYLHLAPETNYLLFFGIIRDYKGLDLLIDAWKILKEKELTHNKKVIVAGEYYNNKEKYITQMQQLGVSDDFLIHDYFVKDEDVKYYFSLADVVVQPYKNATQSGVTQIAYQFEVPMIVTNVGGLAEIVPHDKVGYVTDATAEALAASIEQFYVTDGTKRFTKAIQEKRKDFTWEALMEQFESLFKQLG
- a CDS encoding L-threonylcarbamoyladenylate synthase; this translates as MIIKIHPDNPQPKAVDAAASILRDGGVIIYPTDTVYALGCDIFHARAIERIYKYRGIEPGKAHLSFICSSMSQLSEFAKVDNDTFKLMKRLLPGPYTFILNRSNRLPKLFRERNTVGIRIPDNLIARTLIESLGNPILSASLHEPEEEIEEEYLTDPELIDEKFANQVDAIIDGGIGGIIPSTIIDCTDNTPVIIRQGKGKTDL
- a CDS encoding shikimate dehydrogenase family protein, with translation MKHYGIIGYPLGHSFSKQYFTEKFEREKIDAQYEKYEISTIEQLNKIIQDDNLVGLNVTIPYKEQVISYLTSLEPRAAAIGAVNVIRIERHNGLISLIGDNSDVVGFMESIRPLLKAHHAQALILGTGGASKAVYYGLTQLGIKARFVSRKAKPGQLAYAQLTKPIMESHTVIVNASPVGTFPHNDEFPDIPYQWIGDQHLLFDLVYNPPLTRFLEKGAEQGAAIKNGFEMLEKQAIEAWNIWNKTR
- the buk gene encoding butyrate kinase, whose amino-acid sequence is MAFFVLSINPGSTSTKVALYEDEKLLFSRNVDHSAEELRPFKRIIDQFYFRKLIVLRILAEEKVDLNKLDAIVGRGGMVKPIEAGVYEMNPLLHHDLAKGIQGEHACSLGGLLAEALIESNPHARAFIADPVVVDEMQPVARLSGHPLFPRKSLFHALNQRAIGRLHAQKIGKKYEDLTLVIAHLGGGVTVGAHRHGKVVDVNNGIDGDGPFSANRSGTLPAAAVARLCFSEDYTLPEVLKMISSQGGLLAHLGTSDLREVEQRIETGDEYAKLVHEALVYNIAKEIGAMSTVLYGKVDAILLTGGIAHSQQVIDSLMSKISFIAPVYVYPGEDEMWALAMNGLEMLRGAPCKVYE